In Oncorhynchus gorbuscha isolate QuinsamMale2020 ecotype Even-year unplaced genomic scaffold, OgorEven_v1.0 Un_scaffold_885, whole genome shotgun sequence, a single window of DNA contains:
- the LOC124020704 gene encoding cyclin-dependent kinase inhibitor 1B-like → MTNDPTPTGLETAGAERATLPRRHSSVCRNLFGPVDYDALNRELKAKLEEISERDQRRWNFHFETDTPIPGSYEWEGMSADSTPAFYQESAEVGDMRVQVVTSNTDYSAEVVTDSVRGCCLNQTPLSDCEQTALCSNEVNQENWSNSPNTSKLNSKSTQCIRRKRSRTSYEREVNVTQITDFFPKRRRRSTSEMKSTQTTPRKTQIIR, encoded by the exons ATGACGAACGATCCGACGCCAACTGGTTTGGAGACCGCGGGGGCAGAGAGAGCAACTCTTCCCCGTCGCCATTCAAGCGTTTGTCGGAACTTATTTGGACCCGTCGACTATGATGCGCTGAACCGGGAGTTGAAGGCGAAGCTGGAGGAAATATCTGAACGAGACCAGCGTCGATGGAATTTCCACTTCGAGACAGACACACCGATTCCCGGGAGTTACGAATGGGAAGGAATGTCAGCGGACTCCACACCTGCCTTCTACCAGGAGTCGGCGGAagttggagacatgagggttcaGGTTGTGACATCAAACACAGACTATAGCGCAGAGGTTGTCACTGATAGTGTGCGTGGTTGTTGCCTCAACCAAACCCCTCTATCAGACTGTGAACAGACTGCACTTTGTTCCAACGAAGTTAACCAAGAGAATTGGTCCAATTCCCCCAATACGAGTAAATTGAACTCCAAATCAACACAATGTATTCGGCGTAAGAGGTCGAGGACATCTTATGAACGTGAGGTCAACGTTACTCAAATTACAG ATTTTTTCCCAAAGAGAAGGAGAAGATCAACGTCGGAGATGAAGAGCACCCAGACAACGCCACGCAAAACTCAAATAATTCGATAA
- the LOC124020710 gene encoding cyclin-dependent kinase inhibitor 1B-like: MTNVPTPTGSETAVAERATLPRRHSSVCRNLFGPVDHEALNRELKAKLEEISERDQRRWNFHFETDAPIPGSYEWEGMSAESMPAFYQVSEVGARRFVPKEKINV, from the exons ATGACGAACGTTCCGACGCCAACTGGTTCGGAGACCGCGGTGGCAGAGAGAGCAACTCTTCCCCGTCGCCATTCAAGCGTTTGTCGGAACTTATTTGGACCCGTCGACCATGAGGCGCTGAACCGGGAGTTGAAGGCGAAGCTGGAAGAAATATCTGAACGAGACCAGCGTCGATGGAATTTCCACTTCGAGACAGACGCACCGATTCCCGGGAGTTATGAATGGGAAGGAATGTCAGCGGAGTCGATGCCCGCCTTCTACCAGGTGTCGGAAGTTGGAGCACGCAG ATTTGTTCCCAAGGAGAAGATCAATGTCTGA